The following nucleotide sequence is from Branchiostoma lanceolatum isolate klBraLanc5 chromosome 18, klBraLanc5.hap2, whole genome shotgun sequence.
TTCGCCGAACAGTTGAACTGTTCGCACGGCGACATCAAGTGTATCCGTTCCAAAACCACAGCCGAACTCATACTTGCACAGGACAATTCACATAACTATCTCACCAACCCGTTTCGACTCTTCGAGCTGTTTGAGCAATGGGGACCCCACTTTGACGGCGACATTCTAACCGAAGAACTTGTGGACAAGTTTGCAAAAGGACAGTTTCAGAAAAAGCCGTTTATCATAGGTACAGTAAGCGAAGAGgctattgtatacatttatgGTGCGCTCAAAGGCAATCTGTCAAAGCTTGAACTGGACGGCGCTGCTGTGGCCTTTGCACATTTCAAGGCAGGGGCAGTCCTCCGTGAATATGACCCTCCACCAACCTCAGACTATCGGCCCTTCCTATCCGAGGCTGTAACGGACTGGGTCTGGGCCTGTCCAACCCGCAACGTCATACGGAACGCCATCACGGGGGGAGAATCCGATGTCTGGCTCTACGTTTTCGATCACCCCCTCTCTTTCAAACATGTTTGGGGCAATGATTCAGGCTGTAATGGACACGTCTGCCACGGCGACGACGTTCCGTATGTCTTTCAAAACGCGCCGCTGGCGAACCTCAGCCTGACTCCTGACGAACAAGTCCTGGCCGACACCATCGCCTACCACTACGGTAACTTCGCGCACACAGGAGATCCAAACAAACCTAACAACCATCTCCCACGTCCGAACCTCAACATACCAGATAGCCTGAACTGGCCAAAGTACAACAAGGACAACCGATTTCCTTTCCTGAACATAACCACTCCACAGAACACAGTGATGCAGGACTATCGGAAGGAACAGTGCGACTTTTGGGATAAAGAAGGCATGTACACATGAGGAAACTGAGTTAACGTCGTGTGTTCCAGTACACTATGTAGAGGTTCTAATCCCAttgatagtaaaaaaaaaaagtaaagcagtcatcttcatgAAACATGGAGTTAACTAGTTTTAAGTGTACATGACAAACACTCAGATTAAACAACTACTTGACCATTTCTGTCTCAAGTTGCGTCCTCATTGAGCAAAGTAAGAGATGGATTAGATATtatgctagaaatatttagtCGGTAGCAGTGGTTGTGGctaattttgttttgcagttTCTCAGGACGCTGTCAATTGaatgtttgtattttatatGTGTGTAGGTGTCGACAAATCAAAGGGCAAGTCCTATCATGAACCTCCTAGCGTATTTCTATGATTTTAATTTCTTATAGTCTGTTCATGCTATATAGTCACGATTTTTTAAAGATCATACATTATAGTAGCTTTGGGTCTCGGAAAAAAGTGGTGGTAGTTTGGGCCTCCTATCAGCTTTTGTTGGAACTGcagacgtgttttttttttgaaacTTTGAACAGGATAACTTAGGATTGAATGCATCTTCTATCCGATGTGATATCATTATGACAGACTTTGGCAATGTGATCACGATGTCgcttgcataattgatgagttCAACGTTTGTGCACTGGTTTAGTAGCTGTTTATTTGGTTAGGTGGTGCTTATGTGGTTACCTTTATTCAAATCTAGTGCaccttgttacgacttttactAAATTATTTCGTTTTACCTACGATTTTCTTGTCGGTCTCGTATCGCTACATGTAGCCTCAATTGAATTTACCTTCTAAGCAACAAATTGTTTGCTATCAACCTACATAGATAGCGTCATTCGTATTGTGTGGTTCTCAttctcttcaagcagaggagtgggtccggttggtgggtcaaagtagaaaacaacttcctcccgtAAAATTTAATGAAACCCCAAAAAAGTTACTGCGGAGCTCATGCGCCCtttaatatacgcacaagtgtgtcaGGGCCCTAACGGACtaagctggactccaggctattttGCTACCAAATCAGATATTTAACTTGATAGATTACATACGCCGCCATTTGACAGGACATGCCGTCCTGGGGGTCTCCGTTTCATCTTCTTGTCAGTTGGTAAATATCACCTTTGGTATGTGTTCAAACCGAAGCCCCTCCCCCGAAAAATAAGAACATTTGTTGTCCTCAAATCGGCTTACTTTGTGTACACAGAGATCGCCCGGGCTTAGCTCACTGATAAAGTCATAACGGTGCTACACAATAGAGACTGCAAAATCAAACACTCTGCTCAAAGCAACCGCTGAAGTGGTAATCAGAAGGATTCTCCCTTTGCCCTGTATTACATTTCACGCATTGCATTTGTGAGCATTGAATGGCTACATGCGTCGTGTTCACTTTTACGACTAGTTTTCTTTAATGTATTGGAAAATGAATAGTGTTGGTACCGGTGTCAAACATAAGGCACTTCAGACTCtagaaaatatttctacagttccacaaaatgcaagtgtggatgaaatatatatatatgttgtgtattatgtgaaacctgtaaaacctgcatcaattcagcgctagaaaggctgccattgcgggtaaatTCTGATTTAATAATAAAAACCGTTTTTATTAGACATGTTCTGCGATGCTTGTTGATGTTGAAATCAATCCTGGGCACTCGAATATTTTGACATATATGTGCGTTTTGTCACATCTTCTGGTCATAAGTCTAACACTATGAACGCAATAGTCAAACCTGTTAGTCATTGTTTCTACACAGCGTTTTGGAATTAACATCAATTTAATGTCTTTGGATTCCTTTAAGTCCGTTTTCAGCTAAACAAAACTATCTTCGGGACCCGGTTTTGTATCAATCAATATTCTTTCTTGAACCTAGATCTCCTTATTTCAGCTCAAACACCCTACCTATTAGTAGTTGGCCACACCTACATTGAAAGCAAATAAAAAGCTAGCAGCAATATGATTGATTTCAATAGAAGAACCCTACAAGAATATGATTTTGATCTGTGTTTATTTTACATACAATTGAGATCCAATACTACCAAAAgaacatgtacatctttgtatTCAAACATCGCTCAAGATGTGGACATCATTTGATCTGCTGGTGATATGCCTTAAACACGAAAATCATTAACTAATCTGTATAAATATTAAAAAATGGCCTTACAAAGCTTCTTCAGAGTGCTTGCATTTTTAGATTTTAGACGTGAACGTAACAGTGTCATAACATTTGATCGATGAAGTTACAGACTAGATGTAATATTTGCATCAGCTACAGTCAAGTAGGCGTATCTAGCATAGTACTATATTTTCATTAAGATTATCACTTAAAGATAGTATTGATACACTATCTACCAAGGTCCAAGATTTCACTACAATGTCATCATACGACATATGATACCTTTCCTAGTCATTAAAAAATTTCctgttttcatttatttatttatttattaaacaaGGAATACATTTCGCCTGGTGGCGCTTTTCAAGgattcctggggggttcaacccctaacataacattacattgcgacaataaaaatgacaattgataacaaataatacaggaatcAAGATTGACTAGAAAATATACCATTCATCAAAGAACAGAAATCATGATTTGATCATGATTAAGATAAAGATAACTTAGCACAACAGTAATATTGATATACAGGAGGTCAAACAGTGGATCAACTCCTACAGATTAAAGAGGAATCTTAAATATTttcttattgttgttgttttgtgtaaTCTACTACATGCCCCTCTAATTTGTTTCTGAGTAGATGTTTTCCTTATCCCAGAAGTCACACTTTTCTTTGTTATAGTAATGAACCATAACGTTTTGGGGAGTGGTGAAGTTCATATTGGGGAACTGGTTACCTTGGTTGTACCTGGGCCAGTTCAGGGGTGACTTTAGGACATTGCCCGTGGTGTAGACATACGGACTGGGTTTATTTGGATCCCCCGTGTGTGCGAAGTTACCATAGTGGTACGCCATGGCGTCAGCCAGGACTTGCTCGTCAGGGGTAAAGCTTACGTTCGCCAGTAGATTTGTTTGAAACACAAACGGAATGTCTTCACCGTGACAGACGTGGCCATTGCAGTAGCTAAAGTCGTTCCAGAACGTCTTAAAGGACCAGGCATGATCAAAGACGTACAGCCAGACGTCGCCTTCACCACTTGTGACGACGTTTCGGATAGCGTTTCGAGTTGGACATTCAAAAACCCAGTCTGTCACGGCCTGAGCCAAAAACGGGCGATAGTCCGGTGTTTGTGGTGGGTTATATTCATGAAGAGCTGCCGGCCCTTTTCCATGGAGAAATGCCAAAACAGCCGCATCTAACTCAAGTTTAGACATGGGCTTAGTAATCGCAAGATAAATGTACAGAATAGCTTCTTCCCCCACAGTGCCTATGATAAATGGTTTTCTCTGAAACTGCCCTTTTGCAAAACTATCTACAGTTTGTCTAGCCAAAATATCACCGTCTACTGTAGGGCCCCACTGAAGAAATATTTCTAGGAGCCGAAAGGGGTTAGCTATGAAAGTACtgacttcttcttgggcatcaAGGATTTCATCAGCTGGCTTGGAGCGAAGGCACTTCATGTCCCCGGCAGAACAGTTCGCGAACTTGGCAACGTCATTCCCGAGAAGGATTGCCTCAAACTGAGTCTTGTGAGCGATGGAGAACGGCACGCTCATCATGATACCCTGGTGGAACAAGTCTGTCGCCATATCAGATGTCAGGAGAACTGCAACTGAATCAGACCCGGAGCTCTGTCCAAAAATAGTCACTTTGTCCTTGTCTCCGCCAAAGTCAGCGATGTTCTGTTGGATCCACCTTAGTGCTTCAATCTGATCTAATGTCCCATAGTTTCCCCTTGCGTCGTCTTCTCCCTCACCGGTCACAAGAAACCCGAAAGCCCCGAGTCTGTAGTTGGTCGTTACGACGACGGTGTTGGTTTTGTTGGCCAAAATCCGGCCATCATACACTAAAGCAGCGCCTGTGCCGTACCTATATTCTCCGCCATGAAACCAACACATGACAGGAAGCCTGGCAGTGGAGTTCAGAACGGATCTGGGAACGAACACGTTGAGATACAGGCAGTCTTCGCTCTGTGTTCTAGCTTTGTCGCGGTTACAGGTGTGTTGGTAGTCAGCACTGTTCGGTCCACACCCTCCTTGTCGGCACGCGGGGCCCGGTACGGTGCCGTCGCGAACGTCGGGCGCCCAGGACGTGTTGTACGCCCGAGGAGGCTTCCAGCGCAGCTCGCCTACCGGAGGGACCCCGAACGGGAGACCGAGGAAGATGTCCCCTTCCTCCGCGTACATGCCCCGCACGTCTCCATACTGTGTCCGAACGATCGGACCGTCCGGTTTAGTTGACAGTGCGGCGTACCCAACGAAAACAAGGGCTGCGAAGGCCAAGAGCTGAGAGACCGTTGTTGTCGCCATCCTTAGATAACGCAATTAAGGTGTCGGCATAATGTTTTCTTCACTCAAGTACCCTTTAGACCCGTTACCTTACTGTACTTTGCACCTTGGATCCTTAACACGGCTGTCCAGGGTCGTGGGGCCACTGCTTGATGCGTTGTGACCTAATTAACAAGCTTAGCTCTTATCATTGTTGACTCATTAAAAAAGGACGGCACGAAAGTGTGTGTACAcatgtctgtgtgcatgtgtggttGTGGATGTGTTTGGGTGTTAGTGTTTTCGTATATTTGTGGCcatatgaaacagtatggaagttaaacacactccactgccagtgggactagccccctgctgcagtgattgcaccacagtgtggccccagggctatgaaacggcgatgggcaccgccctatacatcaattatggtgtgggaggattttaactttgttTATATATTTGTGGCCAGCATAGCTTTGAAGGCTCTTTTAGCGCATCTCTGGTTGGATTGTGATACCTCTTGGAATGTTGGTAGATCCTGTGAAGACGAAAATCGATTATGGGCCTCCTGGCGGCTGAACCTGCtgctgcagcagaatttcagGTTCTTGTATCCCGACATATCACAGCTGAATGAATTCATCATATAATATATCTATTTATAAAGTAAAAAGGTTTCTCACATGATTATGTGAGGCTGAATAAATCTATCACAAACTGTCAATGGTGATTTGTCACTTTGCAATGCTGCTACCCAATACACTttcttaaaaacaaaacaaacaaaaaacaaatcatgcTGATGTGGACTGAGGCTCTATTGCAGTACCTTGCAAGTATTGAGTTCTCTAGATCTGTTACATTGACCCGGTAAAAGGTTGCGGGTTGGTATATGTGAAAAATTAAATGTAGGACGAGATATCTTTCCAAGACCTACctctatcaaatatcatttcaatccgcACAGAATTATTCTATGGCTACTCCGTAAAGTTCATTTTCTCCAGAATGCGTTTGTGTTTTTCCTCTTCGTGGTGTTTTCTCCAAGTATGCCCGCTAAGAATGCTGACTCCTAGCAATATAACAGCTATGCCTCCCAACTCTAGCGGGGTTGGTGTGTCCAATAGAAAGATATAGTCCAGTACGATGGTGAACGGAACCACGAGAGTACGAAGTGATATAGCGATGGCCGCCTTTTCAAGTTGAAGTACgccaaacaaaatcatgaaggCAGCCGCCTGGCTCAAACTTAGCCCCGCTACGTACCCTGCTGTCTCTGTTGACATCTCCCACACCGGAGTCTCGGTCGTGTAGGTCAGGATGAACTGAGCGACTATTCCAACTGATGACATGTACAGCAGAACTGTCAGCCACGACACTTCTAGGATGAGATGGCGAATTAGAATGTAGACCGGACCGCATACGACCGCAGCGGCCAGGGGTAAACCAATCGAGATAATCAGCTCTTCCGTGGAGTTTGCACCCTGGTTTCCAAGTCCGACTCCTACCATAACTACTCCCACGATACATATGAGAATACTGCAGCCTGGAGTGATCCCGATGGTTTCTTTTAAGAAGATAATTCCAGAACAGCAGGTCACCAGTGGCAGGGAGCCTTGTATTAGTCCGAACGCAATTCCAGGAGCGGCAAAAAGGAATGATAAGTATATCAATGTGTTCCCAACCTCGTTTGCAACTGCGCAAAGAATCAAAAGGACGTTCTGTCGAGTGGTTTCTCCAGTCAGTCTTGGGCGAAAGATTAGTATACAGACCAGAACTGCCAGAAGGTTGGTCAGCCTCAAGCAGAAGAGGAGTTGAAAACCCGGTACTCCTGCCTTATTCCCTAGTACCATACATACCGCTGATATGGCATAGAGGATCGTTGAGAGTAAAGACAGAAGTGGCCCCCTCCCAGCCTTCAGCGATGAAGCGAACCTTTTCAGAAAACTGGCATCTTCCTTGGTGTCAGCATTTTCTAGAAATAGCGCCTTGTCATCGCAGTTGACGGACGCCATGATGAAGCGATTGTTGCTTTCTCAAGAGTGTTGCTTTCTCAAGAAATGCTGCAAAAGAACGAACGAGGGTCAACATAAGATAGcttaccctgggagaccagacaccgtatatcggcgcgccaccgagcaccgcacgcgcgcccaagctttcccggaccaccccccacccccccgctgcccccgaagaccgaccccgccctaatctccgctgtaaacccaaacACTGCcagatatacggtgtctggtctcccagggtaaaCATGGCTTGGCTTGCTTTGGAAGGAAAGTGAATTTTACTCAAGTGACACAACGTAGTCGGAGATACATGTCACTCTCTATCAGCCAGTCTAAAAGATACATTATTATTGATTATACAACCTAGTAGTGACGCCTTGCGAAGTGTTGGCGAAGTGCATCCGATGCATTAGGCGAAACTTTCGCTTTCCATTTAGATTCAGTGGTGCTTCCCAGCCTCAGTTGCAGGCTTTctcacggcgatttttcaacttatcggggccaggttctttggctgggggggatcccaagcagatacggggcctcaagcagatacggccccccagccaaagaacctggacccGGTACGTTGAAAAATCGCTACtataatcgacattttctccatagcggccacctgtccttagcggccagttttggccagtcccttgagtgaccgcaatagacaggtttgactggtATATCagatttttcacacacacacacacacacacacacacacacacacacacacacacacacacaaaaaaaaaaacacacacaccatgTAACAGTGTACCCGGTACTTGTGACCTACATACAGCATGTTGCTGTATGTAGGTCACAAGTACCGGGTACACTGTtacatggtgttttttttttgtgtgtgtgtgtgtgtgtgtgtgtgtgtgtgtgtgtgtgtgtgtgtgtgtgtctgtgtgtgtgtgtgtgaaaaatctGATATACCAGTTGCTCACGTCAGCACACTACAGATGTTGTCTGCGCCAGCCTATATAAAGGATACGAAATATTCCACCGAGACGATATACTAGTATAAAGAATCGTTTGGTTATAACTACAAGAGGAGTAATATATATGCGTATAATGCGTAGCATTCATACTTACGTAAAGATCTCGGTTACAAAGACATCCGCAAACAAAAACTCtcaagaaaatcaagcaaaCGTCGAATCGGTTCTCTGCATGAACCGATCTACATGTTGAACCACATTTCTGCATCATGCGGTAGTGGCAAGATCCTGTCTGACAACTCTGCTAGGTGCACAAACTAGGCTAGGCATCAATTACAAAATGACAGGTTGTGAAAAATTTAGTTAGGTTAGAAGGAATATCCAAAGATCGTGAATTTTCGACTTTCATGGCCATGGAATTGACCTCCGTCAGTGGTGAACTTCTCTGCACGGGGTAACATGATGATTTTTGGGAACGTGAAAGTTGTTACTAAACAGCCACCCTAGGGACCAGCTTTCAGTGGGTTATGCACATGCACCCATGCCCCACTTGTTCACtgaactgtacatgtgatgaCTCAAAGTTGTCTGCTGAGAGCGACCTATTTTCTTAGCCTACCGagcattttttttgggggggggaggcTGGGGCTGTAATACacattttgcagccagcccgtaagcATCAGCCAGTCTGAAACCGTTTTGCCCGTGGTTTCAGGCTGGCTCATGGTTACGGTCTGGCTGCAAAAGACCTTATAAGCCCCCCAAAGATGCCCGGtagggcctgctatggaggttaCTATTTTCggtcattcaaaatgatacgATTCCACCAAGTCTAGCTTATGTGGTCTTAAAGGAGTCTTAAACTCAGGAAGGGTTTGTTATTTTCAATGAATTATGGTAAAATTGAAAacttatactatatatatatatatatatatatatatatatatatatatatatgtatatatatatagatatataaccATTTTGCAGTTACTTTAAACGTCTAGATACATGTTTACTACAACATACGTAATTTCCACAAGAACCACTCGTTTAGTCAGACAACTTACCTATGGACTGCCGTTTGTCTTTGGTGTCTTAAACAGTCTGATGGGATTAGTATAAGTTTTCAATTTTACCAGAATGATTATTGCCAAAACGGCacagattttaaaacaattagGAGGGCATCCACCTGTGACCCTCCAAAAGGGAAGAAGCTGTCGTTCACACAAAAATCGCCAGGAGGCAGTCTGAACCCACCGCATGTATCACGAGTGTTTTGGTGTaaggccatagcaagtaaattttatggatgacatcccccgcagactccaaaattaatgagatagggcgaaaaaaaaacaaggcgggccaaaaaaaacaagattcatatattttaaaattttgatatcataaatcttgttaaataagaattgaggcgacgaaatatgatatcatgaccaacagatcttttattcctgtattcaaccaatgaggtttcatatataatataaaacctccttgattcaacagtaaacatgtccttgtatatgtgtataacgttacatctcaatagactaactacaacaaatgcagaaaagagcttgttgtaccatcatctgaagcaactacaccggtattcatatgcgatgaaacgccttgtgtatacagccCAATTAACTAGaaactccccctccccccattatttatataaaggccttgctagaacaaatgcagaaaacagcttgttattataccatcatgggcaggaaccacactgggtattcatatgcaacgaaacaccttagactgtcgacattaaactgttcttgaagatgtgtatacagttcaattaactagaacaaacgcagaaaacagcttgtcatgccatcatgggcaggaactacactgggtattcatatgcaatgaaacaccttagactgtcaacgtttacgacatatttgcccatttttggcatgttgatcaCCGTCGGAggacaatgaaatttcttgttttttatttcaaaatcaggtgaaaattaatgagcgcgctgatgtcatccataaaaatcacttgctgtggcctaaa
It contains:
- the LOC136424609 gene encoding solute carrier family 35 member G1-like, which codes for MASVNCDDKALFLENADTKEDASFLKRFASSLKAGRGPLLSLLSTILYAISAVCMVLGNKAGVPGFQLLFCLRLTNLLAVLVCILIFRPRLTGETTRQNVLLILCAVANEVGNTLIYLSFLFAAPGIAFGLIQGSLPLVTCCSGIIFLKETIGITPGCSILICIVGVVMVGVGLGNQGANSTEELIISIGLPLAAAVVCGPVYILIRHLILEVSWLTVLLYMSSVGIVAQFILTYTTETPVWEMSTETAGYVAGLSLSQAAAFMILFGVLQLEKAAIAISLRTLVVPFTIVLDYIFLLDTPTPLELGGIAVILLGVSILSGHTWRKHHEEEKHKRILEKMNFTE
- the LOC136424356 gene encoding crystal protein-like, whose amino-acid sequence is MATTTVSQLLAFAALVFVGYAALSTKPDGPIVRTQYGDVRGMYAEEGDIFLGLPFGVPPVGELRWKPPRAYNTSWAPDVRDGTVPGPACRQGGCGPNSADYQHTCNRDKARTQSEDCLYLNVFVPRSVLNSTARLPVMCWFHGGEYRYGTGAALVYDGRILANKTNTVVVTTNYRLGAFGFLVTGEGEDDARGNYGTLDQIEALRWIQQNIADFGGDKDKVTIFGQSSGSDSVAVLLTSDMATDLFHQGIMMSVPFSIAHKTQFEAILLGNDVAKFANCSAGDMKCLRSKPADEILDAQEEVSTFIANPFRLLEIFLQWGPTVDGDILARQTVDSFAKGQFQRKPFIIGTVGEEAILYIYLAITKPMSKLELDAAVLAFLHGKGPAALHEYNPPQTPDYRPFLAQAVTDWVFECPTRNAIRNVVTSGEGDVWLYVFDHAWSFKTFWNDFSYCNGHVCHGEDIPFVFQTNLLANVSFTPDEQVLADAMAYHYGNFAHTGDPNKPSPYVYTTGNVLKSPLNWPRYNQGNQFPNMNFTTPQNVMVHYYNKEKCDFWDKENIYSETN
- the LOC136424726 gene encoding crystal protein-like; translated protein: MLRVPVPQIMVLFAVVAGMSAIDHGPIFHTQYGDVRGMFIEEGAVVLGLPFGQPPVGELRWKPPKPFTGSWAPGIRDGSVPGPSCARHGCGPGYLDTHFICPRDHKLSEDCLYLNVFAPRTVLTNSTVKLPVLFWIHGGGYDTGTGSALAYDGRFLANKTNTVVVTTNYRLGALGFLVAGDGEDAATGNYGTMDQIQALKWVQENIGNFGGDKNHVTIFGQSAGSDSVGILMTYNGSADLFEKGMMLSVPFTIYHKSRADAVRLGDHFAEQLNCSHGDIKCIRSKTTAELILAQDNSHNYLTNPFRLFELFEQWGPHFDGDILTEELVDKFAKGQFQKKPFIIGTVSEEAIVYIYGALKGNLSKLELDGAAVAFAHFKAGAVLREYDPPPTSDYRPFLSEAVTDWVWACPTRNVIRNAITGGESDVWLYVFDHPLSFKHVWGNDSGCNGHVCHGDDVPYVFQNAPLANLSLTPDEQVLADTIAYHYGNFAHTGDPNKPNNHLPRPNLNIPDSLNWPKYNKDNRFPFLNITTPQNTVMQDYRKEQCDFWDKEGMYT